The Candidatus Limnocylindria bacterium genome includes a region encoding these proteins:
- the rdgB gene encoding RdgB/HAM1 family non-canonical purine NTP pyrophosphatase, with the protein MTERLLIGTGNPGKQHEYRELLAGLDLDLAVPGDLDPVPPEPDETGATFAENAADKARTYAAATGLRTVADDSGLEVDALRGAPGLRSRRFFGDDASAAERNEKLLALLDGVASRSARFVCVTALASSDGRVELFDGEVRGEIALAPRGDAGFGYDPLFVIAGDGRTMAELPAHEKHRISHRGLAVAKLRAYLAGEPR; encoded by the coding sequence GTGACGGAGCGCCTGCTCATCGGGACTGGGAATCCCGGGAAGCAGCACGAATACCGAGAGCTTCTCGCGGGCCTCGATCTCGACCTCGCCGTCCCTGGGGATCTCGATCCCGTCCCGCCAGAGCCCGACGAGACCGGCGCGACATTCGCGGAGAACGCGGCGGACAAGGCGCGCACGTACGCCGCCGCAACCGGTCTGCGCACCGTCGCGGACGATTCCGGCCTCGAGGTCGATGCGCTTCGTGGCGCGCCCGGCCTGCGCAGCCGCCGTTTCTTCGGTGATGACGCGAGCGCGGCAGAGCGGAACGAGAAGCTGCTCGCGCTGCTCGACGGCGTCGCGTCGCGCAGCGCGCGCTTCGTGTGCGTAACGGCGCTCGCGTCGTCCGACGGACGTGTCGAGCTCTTCGATGGCGAGGTGCGCGGTGAGATCGCGCTCGCACCGCGCGGCGACGCGGGCTTCGGCTACGACCCGCTGTTCGTGATCGCCGGTGATGGCCGCACGATGGCCGAGCTGCCCGCTCACGAGAAGCACCGGATCTCGCACCGCGGTCTTGCTGTCGCAAAGCTGCGTGCGTATCTCGCCGGTGAGCCTCGATGA
- a CDS encoding DUF4260 family protein, which translates to MMRARIVHHSEYLALALLLIGAAIWQKDQITAWFWFWLFAPDVFGLVPSFLFGASTGKGSIPPRAVWLYNGWHNFTLPIVLWIALLLLVAGNPWPLLGWLLHVSLDRLMGFGLRGDDGGQALI; encoded by the coding sequence ATGATGCGCGCGCGCATCGTCCATCACAGCGAGTACCTCGCGCTCGCGCTTCTCCTCATCGGCGCGGCGATCTGGCAGAAGGACCAGATCACGGCTTGGTTCTGGTTCTGGCTGTTCGCGCCGGACGTCTTTGGCCTGGTGCCGTCGTTCCTCTTCGGTGCGTCAACGGGGAAGGGCTCTATCCCGCCGCGCGCGGTCTGGCTCTACAACGGGTGGCACAACTTCACCCTGCCGATCGTGTTGTGGATCGCACTCCTGCTTCTCGTCGCAGGAAACCCGTGGCCGCTCCTAGGCTGGCTCCTGCACGTGAGCCTCGATCGCCTCATGGGCTTCGGGCTGCGCGGCGATGACGGCGGTCAGGCGCTGATCTAG